The following coding sequences are from one Sardina pilchardus chromosome 16, fSarPil1.1, whole genome shotgun sequence window:
- the LOC134060373 gene encoding UDP-glucuronosyltransferase 2C1-like: MVWRSVTALIPLTLCGLFTLPGECHSKSNILVVPVDGSHWVNMAVILKELHSRGHNLTVIRSPKSWYIPEKSPFYTSISVKSLEDEFDLSYYDTMLRRHLEYRKSSRLLRTIYTQADMGRMMIDGHDTLARSVKLMFEDHAFMAKMRDTKFDLMLTDPGLPMGVFLGRRLNLPMVFNVRWINMGDSHFTFAPSPLSYVPVTGSELSDKMDFFERTLNMLVHISQSLQYYLIMEPAYRELFDAYFPPGTDLLSIELAADLWLVRADFVFEFPRPTMPNVVYIGGFQCRPAKPLPEDLEAFMQSSGEHGVVIMSLGTLIAALPKEVTETIAAVFAQLPQKFVWRYIGERPSTLGNNTLLVDWFPQNDLLGHPKTRAFVAHGGTNGMYEAIYHGVPIVGLPLLFDQFDNVLRLQVRGAARVLEVTSLTLAEFKEALQGVLENPSYRETMQRLSRLHRDRPIEPLDSATYWIEYVLRNKGAGHLRSEGHHLPWYIYHSVDVILLLLALFCFSVWVFITVCRFMLRLVCRRKTKVE, from the coding sequence ATGGTCTGGAGAAGTGTGACAGCCCTTATTCCACTGACACTATGTGGATTATTTACTCTGCCTGGAGAATGCCACTCCAAGAGCAACATTCTTGTGGTTCCTGTGGATGGCAGCCACTGGGTGAACATGGCGGTGATTCTGAAAGAGCTTCACTCCCGAGGTCACAACCTGACAGTCATACGCTCGCCGAAAAGCTGGTACATCCCGGAGAAGTCCCCCTTCTACACCTCCATCTCAGTGAAGTCTCTGGAGGACGAGTTTGACCTGAGCTACTATGATACAATGCTACGGCGCCACCTAGAGTACCGGAAGTCCAGCCGTCTCCTGCGCACCATCTACACTCAAGCAGACATGGGTAGAATGATGATTGATGGGCACGACACTCTCGCTAGATCCGTCAAGCTCATGTTCGAGGATCACGCCTTCATGGCCAAGATGAGGGACACTAAATTTGACCTGATGCTCACGGACCCTGGCCTGCCTATGGGGGTCTTTCTCGGCCGACGCCTCAACCTTCCGATGGTCTTCAACGTTCGCTGGATAAACATGGGAGACAGCCACTTCACCTTCGCCCCCTCCCCGCTCTCCTACGTCCCCGTCACCGGCTCCGAGCTGAGCGACAAAATGGACTTCTTCGAGCGGACCCTGAACATGTTGGTGCACATCAGCCAGTCGTTGCAGTATTATCTCATCATGGAGCCGGCTTACCGTGAACTGTTTGACGCCTACTTCCCGCCAGGAACAGACCTGTTGTCCATTGAGCTCGCGGCGGACTTGTGGCTGGTCAGGGCGGACTTTGTCTTCGAGTTCCCCCGGCCGACGATGCCCAACGTGGTCTATATCGGTGGGTTCCAGTGTCGCCCAGCGAAGCCTTTGCCTGAGGACTTGGAGGCCTTCATGCAGAGCTCGGGAGAGCACGGGGTCGTGATCATGTCTCTGGGAACCCTAATTGCAGCGCTCCCCAAAGAAGTGACGGAGACGATCGCAGCAGTTTTTGCCCAGCTCCCCCAAAAGTTTGTGTGGAGGTACATTGGCGAGCGACCGTCGACTCTGGGCAACAACACCCTGCTGGTGGACTGGTTCCCGCAGAACGACCTCCTAGGGCACCCCAAGACGCGGGCGTTCGTGGCGCACGGCGGCACAAACGGAATGTACGAGGCCATCTACCACGGCGTCCCCATTGTGGGGCTGCCGCTGCTCTTTGACCAGTTCGACAACGTCCTTCGGCTCCAGGTGCGAGGGGCGGCACGAGTCTTAGAGGTCACGTCGCTGACCCTTGCCGAATTCAAGGAGGCGTTGCAGGGCGTTCTGGAGAACCCTTCCTACCGGGAGACAATGCAGAGGCTGTCGCGCCTGCACAGGGATCGCCCGATAGAGCCACTcgatagcgccacctactggatCGAATATGTCTTGCGGAACAAGGGAGCAGGGCATTTACGCTCAGAGGGCCACCACCTTCCCTGGTACATCTACCACAGTGTGGATGTCATTCTGCTGCTTCTGGCTTTATTCTGCTTCAGTGTTTGGGTGTTCATCACTGTCTGCAGGTTTATGTTGCGCTTGGTTTGCAGACGGAAGACCAAGGTTGAGTGA
- the LOC134060140 gene encoding UDP-glucuronosyltransferase 2C1-like → MVWRSVTALFPLTVCGLFTLPGECHPKSNILVVPVDGSHWVNMAVILKELHSRGHNLTVIRSPKSWYIPEKSPMYTSISVKSLEDEFDLSFYDTMLRRHLEYRKSSRLLRTIYTQADMGRVTIDEHDTLTRSVKLMFEDHAFMAKMRDTKFDLMLTDPGLPMGVFLGRRLNLPMVFNVRSINMGDSHFTFAPSPLSYVPVTGSELSDKMDFFERTLNMLVHISQSLQYYLIMEPAFREVFDAYFPPGTDLLSIQLAADLWLVRADFVFEFPRPTMPNVVYIGGFQCRPAKPLPEDLEAFMQSSGEHGVVIMSLGTLIAALPKDVTETIAAVFAQLPQKFVWRYIGERPSTLGNNTLLVDWFPQNDLLGHPKTRAFVAHGGTNGMYEAIYHGVPIVGLPLLFDQFDNVLRLQVRGAARVLEVTSLTLAEFKEALQDVLENPSYRETMQRLSRLHRDRPIEPLDSATYWIEYVLRNKGAGHLRSEGHHLPWYIYHSVDVILLLLALFCFSVWVFITVCRFMLRLVCRRKTKVE, encoded by the coding sequence ATGGTCTGGAGAAGTGTGACAGCCCTTTTTCCACTGACAGTATGTGGATTATTTACTCTGCCTGGAGAATGCCACCCCAAGAGCAACATTCTTGTGGTTCCTGTGGATGGCAGCCACTGGGTGAACATGGCGGTGATTCTGAAAGAGCTTCACTCCCGAGGTCACAACCTGACAGTCATACGCTCGCCGAAAAGCTGGTACATCCCGGAGAAGTCCCCCATGTACACTTCCATCTCAGTGAAGTCTCTGGAGGACGAGTTTGACCTGAGCTTCTATGATACAATGCTACGGCGCCACCTAGAGTACCGGAAGTCCAGCCGTCTCCTCCGCACCATCTACACTCAAGCAGACATGGGTAGAGTGACGATTGATGAGCACGACACTCTCACCAGATCCGTCAAGCTCATGTTCGAGGATCACGCCTTCATGGCCAAGATGAGGGACACCAAATTTGACCTGATGCTCACGGACCCTGGCCTGCCTATGGGGGTCTTTCTCGGCCGACGCCTCAACCTTCCGATGGTCTTCAACGTGCGCTCGATAAACATGGGAGACAGCCACTTCACCTTCGCCCCCTCCCCGCTCTCCTACGTCCCCGTCACCGGCTCCGAGCTGAGCGACAAAATGGACTTCTTCGAGCGGACCCTGAACATGTTGGTGCACATCAGCCAGTCGTTGCAGTATTATCTCATCATGGAGCCGGCTTTCCGTGAAGTGTTTGACGCCTACTTCCCGCCAGGAACAGACCTGTTGTCCATCCAGCTCGCGGCGGACTTGTGGCTTGTCAGGGCGGACTTTGTCTTCGAGTTCCCCCGGCCCACGATGCCTAACGTGGTCTATATCGGTGGGTTCCAGTGTCGCCCAGCGAAGCCTTTGCCTGAGGACTTGGAGGCCTTCATGCAGAGCTCGGGAGAGCACGGGGTCGTGATCATGTCTCTGGGGACCCTAATTGCAGCGCTCCCCAAAGACGTGACGGAGACGATCGCAGCAGTTTTTGCCCAGCTCCCCCAAAAGTTTGTGTGGAGGTACATTGGCGAGCGACCGTCAACTCTGGGCAACAACACCCTGCTGGTGGACTGGTTCCCGCAGAACGACCTCCTGGGGCACCCCAAGACGCGGGCGTTCGTGGCGCACGGCGGCACAAACGGAATGTACGAGGCCATCTACCACGGCGTGCCCATTGTGGGGCTGCCGCTGCTCTTTGACCAGTTCGACAACGTCCTTCGGCTCCAGGTGCGAGGGGCGGCACGAGTCTTAGAGGTCACGTCGCTGACCCTTGCCGAATTCAAGGAGGCGTTGCAGGACGTTCTGGAGAACCCTTCCTACCGGGAGACAATGCAGAGGCTGTCGCGCCTGCACAGGGATCGCCCGATAGAGCCACTcgatagcgccacctactggatCGAATATGTCTTGCGGAACAAGGGAGCAGGGCATTTGCGCTCAGAGGGCCACCACCTTCCCTGGTATATCTACCACAGTGTGGATGTCATTCTGCTGCTTCTGGCTTTATTCTGCTTCAGTGTTTGGGTGTTCATCACTGTCTGCAGGTTTATGTTGCGCTTGGTTTGCAGACGGAAGACCAAGGTTGAGTGA